The DNA window TCAATACTACAAAGCCGACAATGACtcagatattttaaaaaattaatcatgtATATGATCTGAAAAAACTCATGTATATTAAAAGTGACGGATAcaaggagaaattcttatgtaggctcagtctaccacgtcatccgtggactaagccaatcatatcataacatctcattaaaatgagggtattcttgtaatttcgtttgttatttgcatacacttttggataatgatattataagaataccctcattttaatgaggtgttatgatatgattgacTTAGTCcatggatgacgtggtggactgagtctacctaagaatttctccggATACAagatctaaatttaaaatatatagaaaatatataaactaatagtattttgataaattaataaattgatattaatatattatattatcctctttcattttttttcttgtaagATCGTTACATAATAATTATATTGCTATTCCTTATTAAAAGATTGTTTATGTCCCGCTAATGAAAGATaacaacataaataaaatattgcaTATTTTGTAATGTTATTTACTTTAATCAATTTTGATACTGCAATTATGaccaaaattttgaattttaatttttaatttaaacttttatattttttatcaatcacggccaaattttaaatttgttgtcTAATTTGTAAAAAGAATTAATACAAATATTTGGTtgcaaaaaaaacacaaaagtctggatttaaaaaataaaattcaaaattttgatcataatttcaaaaaaaaaacttttaaattagacataattataaaaattgaaattttttgtcGTAATTGATAATATGCACAGAGGTTTAGATCAAAAAAATAGTTAGGCCTAAATGAAATATAAGCAAAAATATTTCCTTCggtaatttaatctttttttcagctaaagaataaaataaaatatgtatttaactataaaaaccaaacaattaaaaacaaaaaataaaagtacttCATTCGTTGCTTCTAATGATATTGTTTGAACTTGTcaaaaaagattgaaaagtGAAGTAATTGATTTAAAtgaagatttaaaaaaataaaggtcAAATATAGTGAGAGTTGAAAATGAATAAACTTTCGAGTTACAACAATTACGATCAATTTGAATCTCTTTACACAcacattaaaaaatatagtttaattagttaaaaatatattagctactcctaatatttttatatgaataattactgcaatttttttataacatctTTATTAAATAGTAATTCAAAATAACACAATCTttagtgtttttattttattttaagcaCAAATTACGTTTTGTCTCATCTATTAGCACAAtctttccaaacttttcattttaCAGCTCTGTATGcattttatgctttattttttgtaaaaaaaatgtcatttttgGCCGTATGGGTGACCAAAACGACGCCGGTTTAGACATTTATACTATATATGCCACATAATGAAAGATTGGGCTATTAGGTAAGACGTTATGTAATttgtgcttaaatcgaaaaaaaacgCGAAAGTTTGTGATATATGGTGAtattaaccctaaaattaattttaatatggaAATCATCAAAAGTagtaatcaatttaatttagttgattaggactaatttagttaaaattatttcaaatatttatataattaactaatttctatttatacaaataagcctataatttaaaacatctAAAATAGAAACCAAGCTATTTTTTGTAGATAGTATATCAAATGCGGATGAATTATgcaacttttttattattattattattatagcatattgataaaaaaaaaaattaattttttgccACCAACCAATAAATTTTTGAAGGTTGTATAagttagatttaaaaaataaacattattatttttgaaaaaatatcatTATATTGACTTTCACTAATTCTGTAGAATGCTGCTATTAGCTGAGACTTGACTTGATACCTaagtttttttcaattttagggTTGTACCTAAGGTGAATCCGTCACTGTTAATGTAAAATCACATGCATTAGTGTAGCCAAAATTAGTGTCCTTTTTCAGTGGAAGGATCTAAAGAAGTAAAGAACAATCATAAGTCTCACTTCGAAAATGAATGGAGGGAGTAAATATGTGAAAACAATTATGACTTTGGGTAGCTCGTCGGCGCCTCTTACTGCCGCCGCCGGTGGTGGTAATGTCGGTTTTTCTTTGTCAAATTTGTCGGCTGTTATTGACCCATTCCGCTGACCAATGTTTGTTCGATGGAGCCTATATTCTTGCAGTGTAATTTAAGTTATTCTCTTTtaccctttttttattttttcttattttcaaacTTTAGAAAGCTTCTAAGCTCTAATTTCACTACTCCAATCTTCTTAGTTCTTATTACTTTCATTTTGTCGGAGTGAAGTTAAAGAAATCAGATTTTCCATAACAAAATGTGCTCCAATTCTAAAGTACACGTGTGCTGTGCTGTCACCTTTTGGTCTAGCTATGTATCCCGCATGTCACTTTCAATTGTCAAGCTCGTTTTTTTAAAAGCACAGGTTCATTTCACTTTGGCCACAAAACGTTTTGTTCATATGATTAGAAATGCAAATATAAGGGAAAGTTGGGGTAATTGATCactcaattttctatttttttttttaatttttggccaccaaattattatttttttaatttttaaactttcatttttttttttattgtggtatttcaggccaaaaatatttaaatggtAGCCGGAAATTGACATGTACCAATCCAATTttactagttttattttaaaaatttatcaaatatgcataattttactttgaaatgaatttttagatcaaattatgtatatacgacaaattttcaaataaaaaaaattaattctggCTGCCAGCTAAATATTTTTGGCCAGCAAATaccaaaatggaaaaaaaaaatgaaaattcagtgattaaaaaaaagaaaaatagctttgtaattaaaataaaaaaattcaaaaattcagTTATCTTCAGAATCAATTATCCGAAAAATGTGAGGAATGTAGTATTTGCGGCCAGAGATGGATTGTCCACTACTTATGCACCGAACAGCATGTTGATATTTATGCAAGCCTTTGAAAATCCAGTTTGGGCTTAATATTTTTGGGCTGGGCTCATAAAAATGTGACTCGCGAAGAACACAAGCCCAATCCTTCATAAGCACACCTAGTTATTCCTAACTGAGATATAAAAAAAGATagtaacatataaaaaaatacaaaataaccATGTTATAGTagagaaaccaatccaattttAAATCAGcagttaatcaaatttattcCAATAGTTATAATGAAAATAAGCTATGGTATATGTATTTAATCATATTTGCAGCTTCATGGCAAAAACAAGTAGCACGTATTAACGACAATCTAGTAAAACTTACAAATTAGAAGAGTGGATTCAGGCATTCAAGGTATGGCTCGCTTGCGTGATTTAGCTTGTTGAATTGCCAAAGAAGGTGATGAGCCCAAAGAAATCCAATTGTTCAAGCATGGAGTTTGTGGAACAAGTTGTCTTGTGGCAGATCTTGTAGGACGCCTGTGATCCAAGGGTCCATTCGCAACTGCTGCCTTACAGGCTTTATAATTAGCGTCAAAACAGAAAAGCCCTTGAGGTCCCATGGGACTTGCTGGTGCttcatattttcttttcttcttcaataATGTCCATAACAGCTTCTCTTCTTTTGCTTGCTCTTCCTCCAACCCTAACAACTTCAATTAACACAAATAGAAATGTAAAAAAAGACGTCATAGATGTTTCCAACATGTTTCACAAGAGTTGAAATGCTTAATAAACTAAGTAGTACGTATACTTCATTACCGATTTTTTTCGTTTCAGAAATATATTAGAAATTTGGCGTTTCCGTGTCCCTATCCAAGTGTTCCGTTTTTCCATATATGCGTTCATGCTACATAGCTCATAAGCATGATATTTCCCTCAAGCCAGCTTATGTAAATGTAAATTAAGGTTCTTGATGTATAAATGGTTCGCAAACATTGATTACTTTTATGGAATTTTCACCAACACACACTAACAACAATGATACCATTTAACAATTGTTAATCACAATTGGCagacaaaagaaacacaagaTAAATCATGcttctttaaaattttgaacaATGCTACAATAAATAAGACAGAAAAGCAATACTCCATAGATCATACTAGCatcaaaaataagaaaaaataacgAAGAATCCATGTACCTTATGTGGAGTATAATTCTCCATAAGCCCTCTTTGGGTATCTGGAAGTGAAAGTTGTTCTTTCATTTTCCTCACCCTATCTTCGATCGCCTTCAGTTTGTACATTGCCTCAATTTTCGCTTCTTCCGCCACTCTAACTTTCTTCCTTGCGTCTTCTAACTCACGTTTTTCATCAACCATCATCTTGTCCATCTCTTCTACAATAGCAACCAAACGCATACATGTTCCATTCGCCATATCATCCTTTAGTCCCTTAACATACTTCATCATTGGATTACACATCTTTTCTGCTAATTCATGAACTAAATCCTCAACACCACCTTCCACTGAGACAAGGACTGTATTTACATTGTTGAATATAACTTGAAGGAGCTTCAAAGTAGTCATAAAAAAGTCATTGTTTTGACCATGAAGAGTTGATATATAATGAACAGCCTTCTGGAAGAACTTGTGAAGGACAGCACGGTGGTTTCCAAGGGTTGCAAGGATGTCATCTTGACGAGAATTAACTTGGGTTTCGATTTGCCTGAGCAAGTGCACTAGCTGTAATAAGTTCGTTTGTTGCTTCACCATTAGCTCTTTTCCAGCTACGGCGGCTTTAGTTACATAACTTTCTCCCTGGATTTGTGCAAATTTGATTAATGAACATAAAAGATTCAAATACGAATATCAAAAGAGATTTATTCTTGCAATTatgatcatcatcatcaccaaCAAAGATCTTAATTGCAACAAATAGGTTCAGAAGCATTATTTACTAATTGGGCAAAATCAAAACTGGAATATCTATAAATCTCGTCAATTCGATTGAAGATCTCATAGTAGGCCTTTCACAAACGAAAATTAACTAGTACATTTGAAGTTCTTCCTCttcaataaataattaactaGTACATTCAATTATACTCTATCATTTAATAATTCATTTGATGTGTATAATCAATTCTAAATAGATTTCTAAGTAAGCTAAACATAATTATATTCCTTTAAAAgtgaatttcaattttttttacctcAGGTGCATTAATGTGATGGTCTCGCTTCCCTGTAGCTGGCGTTTCCGGTTCAAGTCCGTCTTTCCGATTGCCCTgccataaatattttaaacatataaacaatttcaaaaaaaattaactaaccTTCCTAAGTAAAAAAATAGAGtaattagcatatattttaCATGATTCAAACTATTATCGGTAATAATAGTAGAGATTCGTCCTTCTTCTGCCATTTCCATGGTCTTCAGACCAACGAGTTTCATCAACGGAATCGCTAAAGACGCAAAAACGTCCTCTGCCTAAAGAATTcaacaaacaaaaatcaaacactAAATAATCAAATAGAACTGAGAACAAAACAAGCGTTATTAAGAGATGGAGAAATTACTTCGAGCAAACCGGTGTTGATCTTGATAACGATGTAGTTTCTATTATGTAGCTATTGTATTTGATTCCTACTCTAATTCTTGTAGTATATACAATTGTGTAAAACTCTGCTTCTAGAGTTTCAgctgtgtatatatatacacttgTAATGTGCTGTGCATTTAATACAATGAGATTATCTTCCTCATTATAATCCtttcatggtatcagagctgctGCTTCAATAGCACGATTACCATGGCTCTCACCACACTAAATTCTTCACAAAACATTCCTTCCTTACCAAACACAGCACAAAATCTACCCATCAAACTTAACTCTTCCAATTATTTATTATGGAAAGCTCAACTTATGCCTTTACTTCACACCTATGACCTAGCCGCACACATCAATGAGGACTCATCGCCTCCTGATGTTGTTACTGCCACAGGGGATCCAAATCCTCTATATCAATCTTGGTTCCGACGTGATCAACTCGTTCTAAGCTGGATCATTGGATCAATTTCTGAGACGTTCATTCCTCAGATTGTCAACACCACTATTGCTAAAGACGCGTGGAAGAAGTTATCCACATCTTACGCTTCTGGCTCCAAAGCCCAAGTTCGTCAAATTAAAGCGAATTTCTTTCGGTTATCTAAAGAACCCACCGAAACAGTTGCCCAATATGCCCAACGTGGCAAAGGGATGTTTGATCAATTAGCTGCTCTTGGGAGCCCCATGACCGACGATGATTTGGTACAAGTTTTATCCAATGGGTTGGATTCTCATTATCGCCCATTCTTGCGATCTCTAGAGAGTCGCTTATCCTTTGTCACCTTTGATGATTTGTATGGATTACTTCTTAGTGAAGAATCAAGTATTCTTGCCGAACAAAGCCGTAATCAACCTACTGCATTCACAGCTTCAGTTAACAGCCCCACCAATTCATACCGTGGGCGAGGAGGACGCTCTCGCGGACGTGGACGTGGCTTTCGTCCTAATAATTATAGTATGCAATATTCCCCTAACCGATCTCAGAATAATACTGCTGGACGTGGTAATGATTTTTCCACCACCCGATCAGTTCCCACATGCTTTAATTGCAATGGTTTTGGCCACACCTTTCGTACGTGTTCTTCGCCAAATTACTCTTCAGATAACAGGACTGTTTTCAATCCCTCTCTGCCACCGCAACAGCCACACTTCAACCACAGACCCTATGGTAATTATGCTTCTCCCCATCCACAAACACCCCCTCCACCCCAACAACAGAATTGGATCATGGACACTGGAGCAACTCATCATTTAACACCGGAACTTGAAAATCTGACAATCCGTTCTGATTTTCAAGGCACCGATGATGTTAAGGTCGGCAATGGTAATTCTCTTTCTATTAAACATCTTGGTTCTTCTATTTGTCAATCTAAAGGTTCTACTTTTCAATTGCAGGATGTTCTTCATGTTCCTGAAATCAGTCATAATTTATTATCTATTTCTTCTTTCACTAA is part of the Mercurialis annua linkage group LG3, ddMerAnnu1.2, whole genome shotgun sequence genome and encodes:
- the LOC126671554 gene encoding uncharacterized protein LOC126671554 isoform X1; amino-acid sequence: MSHFPQKIVYRRQRSQIMPFPSPSSSPLTDDFLFKLKNLASRHEKMKIAYHELKSQINTGLLEAEDVFASLAIPLMKLVGLKTMEMAEEGRISTIITDNSLNHGNRKDGLEPETPATGKRDHHINAPEGESYVTKAAVAGKELMVKQQTNLLQLVHLLRQIETQVNSRQDDILATLGNHRAVLHKFFQKAVHYISTLHGQNNDFFMTTLKLLQVIFNNVNTVLVSVEGGVEDLVHELAEKMCNPMMKYVKGLKDDMANGTCMRLVAIVEEMDKMMVDEKRELEDARKKVRVAEEAKIEAMYKLKAIEDRVRKMKEQLSLPDTQRGLMENYTPHKLLGLEEEQAKEEKLLWTLLKKKRKYEAPASPMGPQGLFCFDANYKACKAAVANGPLDHRRPTRSATRQLVPQTPCLNNWISLGSSPSLAIQQAKSRKRAIP
- the LOC126671554 gene encoding uncharacterized protein LOC126671554 isoform X2, whose protein sequence is MSHFPQKIVYRRQRSQIMPFPSPSSSPLTDDFLFKLKNLASRHEKMKIAYHELKSQINTGLLEAEDVFASLAIPLMKLVGLKTMEMAEEGRISTIITDNSLNHGNRKDGLEPETPATGKRDHHINAPEGESYVTKAAVAGKELMVKQQTNLLQLVHLLRQIETQVNSRQDDILATLGNHRAVLHKFFQKAVHYISTLHGQNNDFFMTTLKLLQVIFNNVNTVLVSVEGGVEDLVHELAEKMCNPMMKYVKGLKDDMANGTCMRLVAIVEEMDKMMVDEKRELEDARKKVRVAEEAKIEAMYKLKAIEDRVRKMKEQLSLPDTQRGLMENYTPHKHERIYGKTEHLDRDTETPNF